A window from Kovacikia minuta CCNUW1 encodes these proteins:
- a CDS encoding DUF3598 family protein, with the protein MTETTTGIDTNKVPAIFVRHVGTWQGEYIKTDIHGHFLRSFSGTFEVAIEGTRYRQVNHYVYPDGSRLELNFVGYFEDGILHLSSSSYSDFSAIAWDAGQETIGFRATKTQDGALITFMETMTLLAPDHRVRSTQAFKDGVFDGISFIEEVRVEGGVRG; encoded by the coding sequence ATGACAGAAACAACCACAGGCATTGATACCAACAAAGTCCCTGCTATCTTTGTGCGCCATGTGGGAACGTGGCAGGGTGAGTATATCAAGACGGATATTCATGGACATTTTCTTCGCAGCTTTTCAGGCACGTTTGAGGTTGCGATCGAAGGCACCCGTTACCGTCAGGTTAATCACTATGTGTATCCAGATGGTTCCCGTTTGGAGCTAAATTTTGTCGGCTATTTTGAGGACGGCATTCTTCATTTGTCCTCCAGTAGCTATTCCGATTTCTCTGCGATCGCCTGGGATGCAGGTCAAGAAACCATTGGCTTTCGAGCGACAAAAACCCAGGACGGCGCACTCATTACCTTCATGGAAACCATGACCCTCCTTGCACCCGACCACCGGGTTCGCAGCACCCAGGCATTTAAGGATGGGGTATTCGATGGTATTTCGTTTATCGAGGAAGTTCGGGTGGAGGGAGGGGTTAGGGGTTAG
- a CDS encoding FAD-dependent oxidoreductase, which translates to MLLLNHPAPSRGRVGIIGAGTSGVYLASLLAQQGFQVALFEKAAYPRTDGCGIFLIQAGMKALQQGNPEVCQKIIDAGVPAKKFEFRNLRGGMISAEAVTYQDNELPGVLIHRKAILEVLLGTLPDGCLHGNAEFESVAQSDRGVTVRFKDGSEWEGDILVGSDGIFSKVRRSVVPGVELCYLGDLVWRGVVPDPTFCPEGNFIVYARGRGIYANFFDIGSDPLQPGSPKRTHWGFFIEKDQEGSEVGALRPQNTAIPKAELAKLPDGPRSVIESTPPELIVCRYSYDIAPLPHLRDGRIILIGDAAHAKSPTRARGMTAGFEDALCLSHHLATCADPREALERFEAERLPIVHEYQTTSRQMSRDIGRKKKVA; encoded by the coding sequence ATGCTTCTGTTAAATCATCCGGCACCTTCGAGGGGTCGGGTTGGAATTATTGGTGCTGGAACATCGGGCGTTTATCTTGCGAGTTTACTGGCTCAACAAGGGTTTCAAGTTGCTCTGTTTGAGAAAGCAGCCTATCCACGCACAGATGGTTGTGGCATTTTTCTGATTCAGGCGGGAATGAAAGCACTCCAGCAGGGAAACCCGGAAGTTTGCCAAAAAATCATTGATGCGGGTGTTCCGGCGAAAAAGTTTGAGTTTCGTAATTTGCGTGGCGGTATGATTAGCGCTGAAGCGGTGACCTACCAGGACAATGAACTCCCAGGAGTGTTGATACACCGTAAAGCGATTCTGGAAGTATTGCTGGGCACTTTACCGGACGGATGTTTGCATGGAAATGCCGAATTTGAATCGGTAGCCCAGAGCGATCGCGGGGTCACTGTTCGATTCAAAGATGGCAGCGAATGGGAAGGAGATATTCTGGTTGGCAGCGATGGCATTTTCTCTAAGGTTCGCCGGTCTGTAGTTCCCGGTGTTGAGCTTTGCTATCTGGGAGATCTGGTTTGGCGGGGAGTCGTTCCTGACCCCACATTCTGTCCCGAAGGAAACTTTATTGTTTATGCCCGTGGACGGGGGATCTATGCCAATTTCTTTGATATCGGCAGCGATCCTTTACAACCAGGAAGCCCCAAACGTACCCATTGGGGATTCTTCATTGAGAAGGATCAGGAAGGTTCGGAGGTCGGGGCACTGAGACCCCAAAATACGGCGATTCCCAAAGCAGAACTGGCAAAGCTGCCAGATGGACCGAGATCGGTGATTGAATCAACCCCACCGGAACTCATTGTTTGCCGGTATTCCTATGACATTGCGCCACTGCCCCATCTGCGGGACGGACGCATCATTTTAATCGGGGATGCTGCCCACGCCAAGAGTCCTACCCGTGCCCGTGGGATGACCGCAGGATTTGAAGATGCGCTCTGCCTATCTCACCATCTGGCGACCTGTGCCGATCCCCGTGAGGCTCTGGAACGCTTTGAAGCCGAAAGACTGCCTATTGTGCACGAGTATCAAACAACCAGTCGCCAAATGAGTCGGGATATCGGTCGTAAGAAGAAAGTTGCTTAG
- a CDS encoding alpha/beta hydrolase, producing MPGTSAVCRRLQDHLVKRKIAAFCALLVAGLIPSLLSAVGLFLSLWIVVPAPNRLLLPLGVGAPEVSPWLVGLNTIALLLALVGIHKSWIYQVALVCSVIGIILSSLPLMQLPAANTRMAAEMQVVLGDDYLNPVPQAVQAHLRPHPFVLADAFRGIFPGEVRCDRGIPFAAPDGVSLTLNLYRPQVIGSYPTIVVIYGGAWREGSPNHDELFSRYMAAQGYTVVAIDYRHAPQYQFPIQLEDVQTALMYIQQHAKELEVDIERVVLMGRSAGAHLAMLATYRSLVFPVRAVINYYGPVDLIQGYNDPPIPDPIDTQRVLKDFLGGTPNEQADLYQKASPISYVKPSLPISLLVYAGRDHLVQAKFGRALYEKLRTTGNQTVWLEIPWAEHAFDAVFSGVSNQLALFYTERFLARILYAKREIA from the coding sequence ATGCCTGGAACCAGCGCAGTTTGTCGGAGGCTGCAAGACCATCTAGTGAAGAGAAAAATTGCTGCATTTTGTGCTTTGCTGGTAGCCGGGTTAATTCCCTCACTTCTAAGTGCTGTGGGGCTTTTTCTGAGCCTATGGATCGTCGTTCCCGCTCCTAATAGGCTGCTGCTCCCTCTGGGGGTAGGTGCGCCAGAAGTTAGCCCCTGGTTAGTGGGGTTAAACACGATCGCCCTGCTGTTGGCTCTCGTAGGCATCCACAAAAGTTGGATTTATCAGGTTGCACTGGTGTGTAGCGTGATTGGCATAATCCTGAGTAGCTTGCCCCTGATGCAGTTGCCTGCTGCCAACACCCGCATGGCTGCCGAAATGCAAGTCGTGTTAGGGGATGATTACCTGAATCCCGTTCCCCAGGCGGTGCAAGCCCACCTGCGCCCCCACCCTTTTGTTTTGGCAGACGCCTTCCGGGGAATTTTCCCTGGAGAGGTTCGTTGCGATCGGGGAATTCCCTTTGCCGCCCCGGATGGTGTCTCCCTCACGCTCAATCTATATCGCCCCCAGGTGATCGGCAGTTATCCGACGATCGTCGTTATCTATGGCGGTGCCTGGCGAGAGGGTAGTCCCAATCACGACGAATTGTTTAGCCGATATATGGCAGCCCAGGGTTACACAGTTGTGGCGATCGACTACCGCCACGCGCCCCAATATCAATTTCCGATTCAGCTTGAAGATGTGCAAACCGCGCTGATGTACATCCAACAGCATGCCAAGGAGTTGGAGGTGGATATCGAACGGGTCGTGCTTATGGGGCGATCGGCGGGTGCCCACCTGGCAATGCTGGCGACTTATCGATCGCTGGTCTTTCCAGTGCGGGCAGTGATTAATTACTATGGCCCTGTAGACCTGATCCAGGGATATAACGATCCCCCCATTCCAGACCCGATCGATACCCAAAGGGTGCTCAAGGATTTTTTGGGAGGAACCCCCAATGAACAGGCAGATCTCTATCAAAAGGCTTCTCCCATCAGCTATGTAAAACCCTCCCTGCCAATTTCCCTGCTCGTCTATGCAGGTCGAGATCATCTGGTACAAGCCAAATTTGGGCGGGCACTGTACGAAAAACTCCGTACTACAGGCAACCAGACTGTCTGGCTCGAAATTCCCTGGGCAGAACATGCCTTTGATGCAGTCTTTTCGGGAGTCAGCAATCAACTGGCACTTTTTTATACCGAAAGATTTTTAGCACGGATACTCTACGCAAAAAGAGAGATTGCATGA
- the ntrB gene encoding nitrate ABC transporter permease, with amino-acid sequence MIFQMNLAAVFTAAAQASWKRTKPMLVRDTVILPALGFLGIILLWWVVALFRRDLMPTPAEALVNNLDFILNPFYQRGPGDLGLGWLLIASLRRVLLGFLLGAVVAIPIGFLIGMSRPVMLALNPIIQIFKPVSPLAWLPIALAIFNLADPSAIFVIFITSLWPTIINTALGVSSVPQDYLDVSRVLEMPRWRQVIKIILPASLPYIFTGLRISLGIAWLVIVAVEMLTGGIGIGFFVWDEWSRLNLSSVFLAVLVIGLTGLLLDFAISQLQAWVTHRRPTATN; translated from the coding sequence ATGATCTTTCAGATGAATTTGGCAGCGGTATTTACCGCTGCGGCTCAGGCTAGTTGGAAACGAACCAAGCCGATGCTGGTTCGGGATACGGTGATTCTGCCTGCATTAGGGTTTCTCGGCATTATCCTGCTGTGGTGGGTCGTAGCGCTATTTCGGCGGGATCTGATGCCCACCCCCGCGGAGGCACTGGTCAATAATCTCGATTTCATTTTGAATCCCTTTTACCAGAGGGGTCCAGGAGATTTGGGACTCGGTTGGTTACTGATTGCCAGTTTGCGGCGCGTCCTGCTGGGCTTTCTGTTAGGAGCAGTCGTCGCGATTCCGATCGGGTTCTTAATTGGCATGTCTCGCCCAGTGATGCTGGCATTGAACCCGATTATTCAAATTTTCAAGCCTGTGTCGCCCCTGGCATGGTTGCCGATCGCTCTGGCAATTTTCAACCTGGCAGATCCATCGGCAATTTTCGTCATTTTCATCACCTCCCTCTGGCCCACCATTATCAACACCGCATTAGGCGTATCGAGCGTCCCCCAGGATTACCTGGATGTCTCGCGGGTGCTGGAAATGCCCCGTTGGCGACAGGTGATCAAAATTATTTTGCCTGCCAGCCTGCCTTACATCTTTACCGGGTTGAGAATTAGCCTGGGGATCGCCTGGCTGGTAATCGTTGCCGTCGAGATGCTAACTGGGGGGATTGGGATTGGCTTCTTTGTCTGGGATGAGTGGAGCCGACTCAATTTGAGTTCCGTTTTCCTCGCAGTGCTGGTGATTGGCTTAACTGGATTACTCCTGGACTTTGCCATCAGCCAACTGCAAGCATGGGTAACCCATCGGCGTCCGACAGCGACCAATTAG
- a CDS encoding ABC transporter substrate-binding protein — protein sequence MNHWTRREFVLGMGAAAAGAALSSCAVNADRSAKGLTEEAKAIKPVIRPEELEKPNITVGYVPVNDCAPFAIAWKKGFFRKYGLNVRLNREASWATSRDGIIFGRLDASPVVSGAVTNARIGAEGARHAPLCAGMTIHRHGNAMTMNKSDVGFWVASLARVQRRPGGIW from the coding sequence ATGAATCACTGGACACGACGAGAATTCGTGCTGGGTATGGGGGCGGCAGCAGCAGGAGCAGCATTGTCTTCCTGCGCTGTGAACGCCGATCGCTCCGCCAAGGGTTTGACCGAAGAGGCTAAAGCCATCAAACCGGTCATTCGACCTGAAGAGTTGGAAAAACCCAACATCACCGTTGGCTATGTGCCGGTAAATGACTGTGCGCCCTTTGCGATCGCCTGGAAGAAAGGCTTTTTCCGCAAATATGGGTTGAATGTGCGGCTGAATCGGGAAGCCAGTTGGGCAACATCCCGCGATGGCATCATTTTTGGTCGTCTGGACGCTTCTCCAGTGGTATCGGGTGCGGTCACCAATGCCCGCATCGGAGCCGAAGGGGCAAGGCATGCGCCCCTGTGTGCTGGCATGACCATCCATCGGCACGGCAATGCCATGACCATGAACAAATCGGATGTGGGATTTTGGGTTGCGTCCCTGGCACGAGTACAACGGCGACCTGGAGGAATTTGGTAG
- a CDS encoding pentapeptide repeat-containing protein has protein sequence MYDYEFLQQYLEGQRDFNGVDLSGINLPGVNLADIGLSNATLTGANLPSAFFASANLCRAALIEVNLSQAFLHRADLSFARINQGNLINADLTKANLKGALLIRANLRGAKLSGANLAGVNLREADLQDVNLCGADLRGINLRSANLTGANLSWANLSGARLSGAILHGSVLTGIKLSGAFLNGVDLQCADLGGVDLSTAKLNGANLKGITLTSANLREAQLRMAILTQADLRAANLSQTDLYGANLDETNFERSLYTPETQFPKGFDPVKQGACLASDHSVAA, from the coding sequence ATGTACGACTATGAGTTCCTTCAACAGTATTTAGAAGGTCAGAGAGATTTCAACGGGGTGGATCTTTCTGGAATTAATTTACCGGGGGTAAACCTGGCAGATATTGGGTTGTCTAATGCCACTTTAACGGGAGCAAATTTACCCTCTGCGTTTTTTGCATCCGCTAATTTATGCAGAGCAGCTTTAATCGAAGTGAATTTGAGCCAGGCATTTTTGCATAGAGCCGATTTGAGCTTCGCAAGAATCAACCAGGGAAATTTGATCAACGCGGATTTGACTAAAGCAAATCTAAAGGGAGCCTTGTTAATTCGGGCGAACTTGCGAGGAGCAAAATTGAGTGGCGCTAATTTGGCGGGAGTGAACCTGCGCGAAGCTGATTTACAGGACGTGAATCTTTGCGGAGCAGATCTGCGAGGAATTAACCTGCGATCGGCAAATCTGACTGGTGCCAACCTGAGTTGGGCAAATCTCAGCGGTGCCCGTTTAAGTGGTGCCATCCTGCATGGTTCGGTCTTAACCGGAATCAAACTGAGTGGAGCATTCTTGAATGGGGTGGATTTACAATGTGCAGACCTGGGTGGTGTCGATTTGAGCACAGCAAAATTGAACGGTGCCAACCTGAAAGGGATCACGCTCACCTCCGCCAACCTTAGGGAAGCTCAGTTGCGCATGGCGATACTGACGCAGGCAGATTTACGGGCGGCAAATCTAAGCCAGACGGATTTGTACGGAGCGAACCTGGATGAAACCAATTTTGAGCGATCGCTTTACACCCCAGAAACCCAGTTCCCCAAGGGGTTTGATCCTGTTAAGCAGGGAGCCTGCCTCGCTTCTGACCATTCGGTTGCAGCCTAA
- a CDS encoding exopolysaccharide biosynthesis protein, with protein MHLRFSQDLESLLKLLAEKPLTLNDILTTTSERGFSLVIGLLALPFLLPMPPGFAGPLGLGCLILAAQMAVGRRTPWLPNRVGQFRFPNWLVLTLLTNLRRGTGFLEKIARPRLRWLAESQHAWQINGVCIAWLAILLMLPIPFTNPIPTVGILLLAVATLEADGLLMCFAYGLTIAITLLVIAIGYALWLSPALFQNLFG; from the coding sequence ATGCATCTGAGATTTTCGCAGGATCTTGAATCTCTTCTCAAACTTTTGGCAGAGAAGCCCCTCACGCTCAATGATATTTTGACGACAACCTCAGAGCGCGGCTTTAGTCTTGTAATCGGGTTGCTGGCTTTGCCGTTCCTGCTTCCAATGCCGCCAGGGTTTGCGGGTCCACTGGGACTCGGTTGTCTGATTTTAGCCGCCCAGATGGCAGTCGGACGGCGAACGCCCTGGCTACCTAACCGAGTCGGGCAATTTCGCTTTCCTAACTGGTTGGTACTCACCCTGTTGACCAACCTGCGCCGGGGAACGGGATTTCTGGAAAAAATTGCCCGTCCTCGTCTGCGCTGGCTTGCAGAGAGCCAGCATGCCTGGCAAATCAACGGCGTTTGTATCGCCTGGTTAGCCATTTTGTTGATGTTGCCGATTCCATTTACCAACCCTATCCCCACAGTCGGGATTTTGCTCTTAGCCGTTGCTACCCTGGAAGCAGATGGACTATTGATGTGTTTTGCCTACGGCTTGACGATCGCCATTACGCTGCTTGTTATTGCCATCGGCTATGCCCTCTGGCTGTCACCTGCCCTGTTCCAAAATTTATTTGGGTAA
- a CDS encoding ABC transporter ATP-binding protein translates to MTKSTLYSSDLNPNKPINSEFLVIEHLTKSYPTPDGGEFVVLDNINLTIREDEFVCLIGHSGCGKSTLLKIVAGLERATSGLVTLEGKEVRRPGCDRMMVFQQYSLLPWLTVRENVRLAVDEVLEGMSSVEKAQIVNEHLAMVNLTAAANKYPDEISGGMKQRVGIARALAIRPKMLLMDEPFGALDALTRGKLQRQVLEIWESHRQAVLMVTHDVDEALYMADRIVMLTNGPFAKIGEILEVPFPRPRDRQQLRESSEYYDLRNHALNFLDRYFTADD, encoded by the coding sequence ATGACCAAATCAACCCTGTATTCCTCTGATCTCAATCCCAACAAACCGATCAACTCGGAATTTCTGGTGATTGAGCATTTGACCAAATCCTATCCAACTCCTGATGGGGGTGAATTTGTCGTTTTGGACAACATTAATTTGACGATCCGGGAAGACGAATTTGTTTGCCTGATTGGGCACTCTGGTTGTGGCAAATCGACCCTGCTGAAAATTGTGGCGGGGTTAGAGCGGGCAACTTCAGGCTTAGTGACCCTGGAAGGGAAGGAAGTACGCAGGCCAGGGTGCGATCGCATGATGGTGTTTCAGCAATACTCCCTGTTACCCTGGCTAACCGTGCGAGAAAATGTTCGCCTGGCAGTCGATGAAGTCCTGGAGGGAATGTCCAGTGTTGAAAAAGCCCAGATCGTGAACGAACATCTGGCAATGGTGAATCTGACCGCGGCAGCGAACAAGTATCCCGATGAGATCTCTGGCGGCATGAAACAACGAGTTGGGATTGCCCGCGCTCTGGCAATTCGTCCCAAAATGCTGTTAATGGACGAACCATTTGGCGCACTCGATGCTCTGACTCGTGGCAAACTGCAACGGCAGGTCTTGGAGATTTGGGAAAGCCACCGACAAGCCGTGCTAATGGTGACCCATGATGTCGATGAAGCGCTGTATATGGCTGACCGGATTGTGATGCTGACGAATGGTCCTTTTGCCAAAATTGGTGAAATTCTGGAAGTGCCCTTTCCCCGTCCCCGCGATCGCCAGCAGTTGCGCGAATCCTCCGAGTATTACGATTTACGCAACCATGCCCTCAATTTTCTCGATCGCTACTTCACAGCCGATGACTAA
- a CDS encoding ABC transporter substrate-binding protein: protein MWDFGLRPWHEYNGDLEEFGRQFRNYFESQPPEQRVWAVVLSSAIYEYFIRYLAAAAGVEPDKEFRIIIVPPPQMVTNVRIGAMQGYMVAEPWNTRAITGNANVGFTFAQGKEIWLGHPDRLLGVMESFITNYPKTYRSLLKAMIEACQYCSKPENREEVATLITERSFTGAKPKKGPVDKFTRPAIVGEYNYGGFDGKKRIIKSDDTTLFFDIPASVSHVPNEHSTFMWRSRSLWLMTQAARWGQIKEIPKNAEELSKKAWRTDIYREVAAEMGIPCPQDDFKVEPPAVFIDKKGFDPSDPVGYLNSFEIRANRPTKIYMS, encoded by the coding sequence ATGTGGGATTTTGGGTTGCGTCCCTGGCACGAGTACAACGGCGACCTGGAGGAATTTGGTAGACAGTTCCGCAACTACTTTGAAAGCCAACCCCCAGAACAAAGAGTTTGGGCAGTGGTCTTGAGTTCTGCAATCTATGAGTACTTTATTCGCTACCTGGCCGCCGCCGCTGGTGTAGAACCCGACAAGGAGTTTCGCATCATCATTGTTCCGCCACCCCAAATGGTGACCAATGTGCGAATTGGAGCAATGCAGGGATATATGGTGGCAGAACCCTGGAATACCCGGGCAATTACTGGAAACGCCAATGTGGGTTTTACCTTTGCCCAGGGAAAGGAAATCTGGTTGGGGCATCCCGATCGCCTGCTGGGCGTGATGGAGTCCTTCATTACCAACTATCCCAAAACCTATCGATCGCTGCTAAAAGCCATGATTGAAGCCTGTCAGTATTGCAGCAAACCAGAAAACCGGGAAGAAGTCGCCACACTGATTACAGAGCGATCCTTTACCGGAGCCAAACCCAAAAAAGGGCCCGTAGACAAGTTCACCCGTCCCGCGATCGTCGGCGAATACAACTACGGTGGCTTTGATGGCAAAAAGCGGATCATCAAGTCCGATGACACCACCCTGTTTTTTGACATTCCTGCCAGCGTTTCCCACGTCCCCAATGAACACTCCACCTTTATGTGGCGATCGCGCAGTTTGTGGCTCATGACTCAAGCAGCCCGCTGGGGACAAATTAAAGAAATTCCCAAAAATGCTGAGGAGTTATCTAAAAAGGCATGGCGAACCGACATCTATCGCGAAGTCGCCGCCGAAATGGGCATTCCCTGTCCCCAGGATGACTTCAAAGTCGAACCGCCCGCGGTGTTTATCGATAAAAAAGGGTTTGACCCCAGCGACCCCGTTGGCTACCTCAACAGCTTTGAAATTCGTGCCAATCGTCCAACGAAGATTTATATGAGTTAG